A stretch of DNA from Candidatus Fonsibacter ubiquis:
CAGCTGGTGAGTTTAACTCTTATATTTTAGAAAATTTTTCAAATAACAATCCAGTCAATAATGCATTATTAACTGGTTTTTTTGCTGGCGGATTAGTTGAAGAATTATTAAAATTTTCTGTTTTATATTTTTTTGTTCTTGAGCATAATAAAATAGTTAAGCCAACTTATATTTTAATTTTTGGAATGATTGTATCCTTAGGTTTCGCTATACACGAAAATTATACATATGTGTTTACAAATAAAGATAAGGGATACCAACTTTATGTATCCCTAGTCAGAATCTACTCTGCGGTACCAATGCATATTTTCAATGGTGTTATTATGGGGTGTTTCTTTGCATTTTATAAATATAGTAAAAATATAAAGTTTTTAGGCTACTCAATCTTAGTCCCTATAATTTTGCATGGTAGTTATAATTTTTTATTAGGCGTAGACTTTCCGCACGTTGAAAAAATTATTGTAATAATTATGATTTTTTTATCCTATCAACTATATAAAATAGTTAGCAAGATCGAAACTTCCTACAGGTAAAATAAAAAAAAATTAAATACCTTCTAACATTCCTTGGATAAATCCAATTCCAAAAAGAATAGATGTAGCAACTATTACTACATAAATTACGTTTGCCCAGCCAAAAGTTTCTCTAATTCTAATTTTTTGTAATTTATAATTAGTAGCGCTTCTCCAAGTTCCTATACTTGAAAAAACATAGCAACCTACAACTATCCATGCAAAAATCCCTGGTATCAATGAATCAAGATTTTGTTTTGAACTATAATCATCTAAAATTGAAAATAAAAAAAAATTTATTAAAGTTAATAGTG
This window harbors:
- a CDS encoding PrsW family intramembrane metalloprotease; translation: MILYLTILPAILIFLYFYFATEYKNIHSLIFQVFVIGLFIAFPAGEFNSYILENFSNNNPVNNALLTGFFAGGLVEELLKFSVLYFFVLEHNKIVKPTYILIFGMIVSLGFAIHENYTYVFTNKDKGYQLYVSLVRIYSAVPMHIFNGVIMGCFFAFYKYSKNIKFLGYSILVPIILHGSYNFLLGVDFPHVEKIIVIIMIFLSYQLYKIVSKIETSYR